A genome region from Anaerobacillus alkaliphilus includes the following:
- a CDS encoding permease: MNLKESVSSLAKDLLGVMLLLVFLLLFFNTEKIKGSVTFSNLPDSLVNVNTIFISIIIEAFPFILLGVFVSALIQIYVSEDTIQRYLPKNAVAALFPAAILGAIFPICECAIVPVVRRLIKKGMPLHVGVVFLVGAPILNPVVFASTFYAFRSNPTVLYSRMGLAFVLSILIGAIIYMIFRKQKDQLKWSKEELIGSQVTQVITSNKKPNRVKQTMYHAADEFFMMGKYLIAGAFIAAMFQTFLDRSILQALGSNEYSATFVMMAFAYVLSLCSEADAFVAASFANNFTTSSIIAFLVYGPMLDLKNTVMLLAFFKTKFVLVFMGTVTIVVFTSVLLLHFFVL; the protein is encoded by the coding sequence ATGAATCTAAAAGAATCTGTTTCGTCTTTAGCTAAAGATTTACTCGGTGTCATGTTGTTACTAGTATTTTTGTTGCTATTTTTTAATACTGAAAAAATCAAAGGCTCGGTTACCTTTTCAAATTTACCGGATAGTTTGGTGAACGTGAACACAATTTTTATTAGCATTATTATAGAGGCTTTCCCTTTTATTCTACTAGGAGTATTTGTATCTGCTTTAATTCAAATTTATGTCTCTGAAGATACTATTCAACGTTATCTACCTAAAAATGCTGTTGCTGCGTTATTTCCCGCAGCAATTCTTGGGGCGATTTTCCCTATTTGTGAGTGTGCAATTGTACCTGTGGTTAGAAGACTGATTAAAAAGGGAATGCCGTTACATGTTGGTGTCGTATTTTTAGTTGGGGCACCAATATTAAACCCTGTTGTATTTGCCTCTACCTTCTATGCATTTCGTTCAAACCCAACAGTACTTTACTCACGTATGGGTCTTGCCTTTGTCTTATCTATCTTGATTGGCGCAATTATCTATATGATTTTCCGCAAACAGAAGGATCAACTAAAATGGAGCAAAGAAGAACTAATTGGAAGCCAAGTAACACAAGTTATTACTTCAAATAAGAAGCCTAACCGTGTAAAACAAACAATGTACCATGCTGCAGATGAGTTCTTTATGATGGGAAAATATCTAATAGCTGGGGCTTTTATCGCTGCAATGTTTCAGACGTTCTTAGATAGAAGTATTCTTCAAGCACTAGGTTCAAACGAGTACTCTGCCACATTTGTTATGATGGCATTTGCATATGTATTGTCACTTTGTTCTGAAGCCGATGCTTTTGTTGCTGCTTCATTTGCAAATAACTTTACAACTAGTTCTATTATTGCCTTTTTAGTTTATGGACCCATGCTTGATTTAAAAAATACAGTCATGTTACTAGCGTTCTTTAAAACTAAGTTTGTCCTAGTATTTATGGGAACTGTTACAATTGTCGTATTTACCTCAGTATTATTACTTCATTTTTTTGTGTTATAA
- a CDS encoding CobW family GTP-binding protein, with protein sequence MRKIPSYIITGFLGSGKTTILQKILDYCRKKSLKPAIVLNEIGDINVEQGLFQDNQVLEMLNGCICCSIQGDFTRELHSFLLSLDEKDVPDVIFIEGTGIANPLEIVDGLTDPLLIECIDLFSIVNIIDASKYLEYQSIFSSSKEVRSVLKAQVTTSSFIIVNKVDLVTEKVKEKVLKKVTSQKRGETPLVEASYGEVDINQLLEQRFVINRKGEDTCGCSSDHSCDEHIGHHHNHSFQAVKIEVPKPVERIKLEKWLKQLPETIIRGKGIIQLTETVGSFQFQFASKQLHLNRVKELPKIDPCLILIGVDINSSEIRQSFHQEFIK encoded by the coding sequence TTGAGGAAAATCCCAAGCTATATTATTACCGGATTTTTAGGTAGTGGTAAAACAACTATATTACAAAAAATACTAGATTACTGTAGAAAGAAAAGTTTAAAGCCTGCCATTGTATTAAATGAAATTGGAGACATAAATGTTGAACAAGGGTTGTTTCAAGATAACCAAGTTCTAGAAATGTTAAATGGTTGCATTTGTTGTTCTATTCAAGGTGATTTTACAAGGGAACTTCATTCTTTTTTATTATCATTAGATGAGAAAGATGTACCTGATGTTATATTTATTGAAGGAACTGGTATTGCAAATCCGTTGGAAATTGTTGATGGGTTAACAGACCCTCTTTTGATTGAGTGCATAGATTTATTTTCAATAGTAAATATAATTGATGCTAGTAAGTATTTGGAATATCAAAGTATCTTTTCAAGCTCAAAAGAAGTGCGTTCGGTCTTGAAAGCACAAGTTACTACAAGTTCTTTTATCATAGTAAATAAAGTAGATTTAGTAACAGAAAAAGTGAAAGAGAAAGTACTTAAAAAAGTTACTAGTCAAAAAAGAGGTGAAACTCCTCTTGTGGAAGCAAGTTATGGTGAAGTAGATATAAATCAACTGTTGGAACAAAGGTTTGTTATTAATCGTAAAGGTGAAGACACATGTGGTTGTTCTAGTGACCATTCATGTGATGAGCATATTGGCCACCACCATAATCACTCGTTTCAAGCAGTGAAGATTGAAGTACCTAAGCCTGTAGAACGAATTAAACTTGAAAAGTGGTTAAAGCAACTACCTGAAACGATTATTCGTGGAAAAGGGATCATTCAATTAACAGAAACGGTGGGAAGCTTTCAATTTCAATTTGCTTCAAAACAACTTCATTTAAATAGAGTAAAGGAATTACCAAAGATAGATCCTTGTCTCATACTAATTGGCGTTGATATTAATAGTTCAGAAATTAGACAGTCGTTTCATCAGGAATTTATTAAATAG
- the uppP gene encoding undecaprenyl-diphosphatase UppP, which produces MSILEAILFGIVQGLTEFLPISSTAHIVITQLILGTPFPGLAFEIYLHIASILAVVIYFRKDLLAVIVGFFRYFKTKSAENRVHFLFALYIIVATFITGGLGILLKDYIGDNMKSPTFISVTLVVTGLGLVFIERFHRYGNRTEKEMTFLDSIIVGLAQTLSVLPGISRSGATLIAALVIGLNRETAVRYSFLLVIPVILGSTVLAVGDVSRDIFAAIGTPALVVSFITTFVFSWLGIIWLIDFLKRSKLIYFAIYCFVVAILVFLFIDPTTVIDI; this is translated from the coding sequence ATGTCTATATTAGAAGCTATTTTATTTGGAATTGTTCAAGGTTTAACTGAATTTTTACCAATCTCAAGTACTGCACACATTGTAATTACCCAACTCATACTAGGAACACCTTTTCCTGGGTTAGCATTTGAAATTTACTTACATATTGCATCTATTTTAGCAGTTGTGATTTATTTTAGAAAAGATTTATTAGCTGTCATAGTTGGTTTCTTTCGTTATTTCAAAACGAAATCTGCTGAAAATCGTGTCCACTTTCTTTTTGCCCTTTATATTATTGTCGCCACATTTATTACCGGCGGGCTAGGGATTTTATTAAAAGATTATATTGGTGATAACATGAAATCACCTACATTTATCTCAGTTACATTGGTAGTAACAGGTTTAGGATTGGTTTTCATTGAAAGATTCCATCGTTACGGAAACCGTACTGAAAAAGAAATGACTTTCCTTGACTCAATTATTGTTGGTCTAGCACAAACGTTATCAGTTCTCCCAGGTATTTCAAGGTCAGGGGCAACGTTAATTGCTGCACTAGTCATCGGTTTAAACCGTGAAACTGCTGTACGTTACTCATTTTTACTTGTTATCCCTGTAATCTTAGGATCGACAGTTTTGGCGGTTGGAGACGTGAGTAGAGATATCTTTGCTGCAATTGGTACTCCAGCTTTAGTAGTATCCTTTATAACAACTTTTGTATTTTCCTGGTTAGGGATTATCTGGTTGATTGACTTCTTAAAAAGAAGCAAATTAATTTACTTCGCCATTTATTGCTTTGTGGTAGCAATCCTGGTATTTTTATTTATTGATCCTACAACAGTGATTGATATTTAA
- a CDS encoding TlpA family protein disulfide reductase: MTNNRFISFMILLIALAFIIYVLVDNISIDNKGTEDNLLGDDPYVTKDEVGLLRGMYAPDFTLPLFGTEDERSLSDFHGNIVVLNLWASWCPPCRDEMPDLIKLDNQYKGKGVKVVGVNMATLERNEGATEQFMEEFNVNFPTFIDLPTESTNQRGIVESLYQVRALPATYILDEQGRIFISIRGKVTFEMLENEILKILK, translated from the coding sequence ATGACTAATAATCGCTTTATTAGCTTTATGATTTTACTAATAGCTTTGGCGTTTATCATCTATGTACTTGTGGATAATATTTCTATTGATAATAAGGGTACTGAGGACAATTTACTGGGTGACGACCCATATGTGACAAAGGATGAAGTTGGATTACTTCGCGGAATGTATGCACCAGACTTTACCTTACCACTTTTTGGGACTGAGGATGAACGGTCATTATCAGATTTTCACGGAAATATAGTTGTCCTGAATTTGTGGGCATCTTGGTGTCCGCCATGTCGAGATGAAATGCCGGATTTAATTAAATTAGATAATCAGTATAAAGGTAAAGGGGTAAAGGTAGTTGGCGTTAACATGGCAACTCTTGAAAGAAATGAGGGTGCTACTGAACAATTCATGGAAGAATTCAATGTGAATTTTCCGACATTTATTGATCTGCCTACTGAGTCAACCAACCAACGAGGGATTGTGGAGTCTCTTTATCAAGTTAGAGCACTTCCGGCAACATATATCTTAGATGAGCAAGGAAGAATTTTTATTTCAATCAGAGGTAAAGTGACATTTGAGATGTTAGAAAATGAAATTTTAAAGATTTTAAAATAG
- a CDS encoding aldo/keto reductase, with protein MIIKRQIGNSDLHASIVGLGCMSLMSNRECEYLVNYAVDMGINYFDTADLYDYGDNERVLGNSLRGKRNEIILATKVGNKWNKEKEGWSWDPRKSYIKQAVKESLQRLQTDYIDLYQLHGGTIDDPIDETIEAFEELVQEGWIRYYGISSIRPNVIKEYVKKSQIISVMLQHSMLDRRPEDDIMPLLADKEISVITRGPIAKGLLSEAFISKLTNDGYLSYSYKELAHILPQLQKFAHEHSYRLEELALHYCLGNTPTATVVPGARTLEQLQNNLSSLQKPVLSAELLLQLKEILKKDTYTTHL; from the coding sequence ATGATAATAAAAAGACAAATCGGTAACTCAGACTTACATGCTTCAATAGTAGGTTTAGGCTGCATGTCACTAATGTCAAATCGAGAATGTGAGTATTTAGTAAATTATGCCGTAGACATGGGTATTAATTATTTTGATACAGCTGACTTATACGATTACGGTGATAATGAACGTGTACTAGGAAATAGCTTAAGAGGGAAAAGAAATGAAATTATTCTTGCAACGAAAGTAGGGAATAAATGGAATAAGGAAAAAGAAGGTTGGTCTTGGGACCCGAGGAAATCGTATATAAAGCAAGCTGTAAAAGAGAGCTTACAACGTTTGCAAACAGACTATATTGATCTTTACCAGCTCCACGGTGGTACGATAGATGACCCAATTGATGAAACAATTGAAGCTTTTGAAGAACTCGTACAAGAAGGCTGGATTCGTTATTACGGTATTTCATCCATTCGCCCTAATGTTATTAAAGAATATGTAAAAAAATCGCAAATTATTAGTGTAATGCTTCAGCATAGTATGCTTGATCGAAGACCTGAAGATGACATTATGCCACTTTTAGCCGATAAAGAAATTAGCGTTATTACTAGGGGACCAATAGCTAAGGGGTTACTATCTGAGGCTTTCATTAGCAAACTGACTAATGATGGGTACCTAAGTTATTCGTATAAAGAACTAGCGCATATACTACCTCAATTACAGAAATTCGCTCATGAACATTCCTATAGGTTAGAGGAACTTGCGCTTCATTATTGCTTAGGAAATACTCCTACAGCAACAGTTGTACCGGGTGCAAGAACATTGGAACAGCTTCAAAACAATCTTTCATCATTACAAAAACCAGTACTTTCAGCCGAACTACTGTTACAATTGAAAGAAATCTTAAAAAAAGATACTTATACTACCCATCTATAA
- a CDS encoding DUF3866 family protein, with translation MYIEKKVIVEGILYEDEDIQLLSTSAESKKALLYLKITPRAYVKDEVIVNSTSTSLKLGTGGMDIVTSVINSTPKVSLHPRGHIMKARYLPNQHSVLAVESQESEYHALFNEPFCLGGKKILIGELHSMMPICFWAMDYLKSDAKMTVIISDEASIPISLSSHIRTLKEEERFCTITIGQAFGGTYEAVNLPTALQFASSVLESDIILITLGPGVVGTGTTYGFSGIAQANWANVIGSLGGVPVWIPRISQSDKRDRHTGISHHTITPLLKFTKVKSVLPLPNIQGKINDKIREQVTQIAHHHDVYWIEPNTLSGLIENVLTKSPIPIKTMGRQYHDDPAFFLGVAAAMKWLLS, from the coding sequence ATGTATATAGAAAAAAAAGTTATTGTAGAGGGAATTCTATATGAGGATGAGGATATTCAGCTTTTAAGCACATCCGCTGAATCTAAAAAGGCACTACTATACTTAAAGATCACTCCTCGAGCTTATGTGAAAGACGAAGTAATCGTCAATAGCACATCAACAAGTCTTAAATTAGGTACGGGTGGTATGGATATTGTAACCTCCGTAATAAATTCAACACCGAAGGTAAGTTTACACCCTAGAGGCCATATAATGAAAGCACGTTATTTACCAAATCAACATTCCGTACTGGCTGTAGAATCCCAAGAAAGTGAATACCATGCACTGTTTAATGAGCCATTTTGCCTAGGCGGTAAGAAAATATTGATTGGTGAGCTTCACAGTATGATGCCTATATGCTTTTGGGCTATGGATTATCTCAAAAGTGATGCTAAGATGACGGTTATTATTAGTGATGAAGCAAGCATACCGATTAGCTTAAGTAGTCACATCCGCACCCTTAAAGAAGAAGAGCGTTTTTGTACGATTACAATAGGGCAGGCTTTTGGTGGGACATATGAAGCAGTTAATCTTCCGACAGCACTCCAGTTTGCTAGCAGTGTTTTAGAAAGCGATATTATCCTTATCACACTAGGACCTGGTGTTGTAGGAACGGGGACAACCTATGGCTTCAGTGGAATTGCACAAGCCAACTGGGCGAATGTCATCGGTAGCTTAGGTGGTGTACCCGTATGGATACCTAGAATTTCTCAAAGTGATAAGCGTGATCGACACACGGGTATTAGTCATCATACAATCACACCATTACTGAAATTTACGAAAGTGAAAAGTGTCTTACCACTACCAAATATTCAAGGAAAGATTAATGATAAAATTCGTGAACAAGTAACGCAAATTGCTCACCATCACGATGTTTATTGGATTGAACCGAATACTCTTAGTGGCTTAATTGAAAATGTGCTGACCAAGAGTCCCATTCCCATTAAGACAATGGGGAGGCAATATCATGATGACCCTGCGTTTTTTCTAGGAGTTGCAGCAGCAATGAAATGGCTATTAAGTTAG
- the mciZ gene encoding Z-ring formation inhibitor MciZ, which yields MKIYVQDQKVTLVGKAWQINYMLKKYIKKYKTVQEWIDSQNPKR from the coding sequence TTGAAAATCTATGTTCAAGATCAAAAAGTAACTCTAGTAGGAAAAGCCTGGCAAATTAATTATATGCTAAAAAAATATATAAAAAAATATAAAACGGTTCAAGAGTGGATTGACAGTCAAAATCCAAAGCGCTAA
- a CDS encoding NUDIX hydrolase translates to MKQEFYEKTLATKSIFQGKVIELVVKDVELPDGNTSKREIVHHPGAVAIIALTKDKKLLVIEQFRKPLEKTIIEIPAGKLEKGEDPLECARRELEEETGFRAISINFITSFYTSPGFADELIHIYFTDEIEIGEVNPDEDEFLSVLEVSLSEAEQLIEEQKIHDAKTIYAIQYLKLKGGLT, encoded by the coding sequence ATGAAACAAGAGTTTTATGAGAAAACCCTAGCAACTAAGTCAATCTTTCAAGGAAAGGTTATCGAATTAGTAGTAAAAGATGTGGAACTACCTGACGGGAATACAAGTAAGCGTGAAATTGTTCATCACCCAGGTGCTGTTGCAATTATTGCTCTAACTAAAGATAAAAAACTCTTGGTAATAGAACAATTTCGAAAACCGTTAGAAAAAACGATTATTGAAATTCCTGCTGGGAAACTAGAAAAAGGTGAAGATCCATTAGAATGTGCAAGAAGAGAGCTTGAAGAAGAAACTGGTTTTAGGGCTATTTCAATAAATTTCATAACTTCATTTTATACATCGCCTGGATTTGCAGATGAATTAATTCATATTTACTTCACAGATGAAATTGAGATTGGTGAAGTTAACCCTGATGAAGACGAATTCTTATCTGTACTAGAGGTTTCACTTAGCGAAGCAGAACAATTAATTGAAGAACAAAAAATTCATGATGCAAAAACGATTTATGCAATTCAATATTTAAAACTTAAAGGTGGCTTAACTTAA
- a CDS encoding endonuclease Q family protein, with product MRSYFADLHIHLGATLSGKPVKITASKSMTLTRVLEEAADVKGLDLIGVIDCHVPEVLAELEQLKEKGELVETDQGILCYKDKISLIVGSEIEIYDENCKGPIHILAYIPSINIMKQFSNWLKERITNITLSTQRIYVDGRTLQQQIKDLGGLFIPAHVFTPFKSVYGKGVNKSVSEVFDIDNIDGIELGLSSDTLMASRVRELEYFSFLTNSDAHSLGNIAREYQKMKMDKPSFFELMKALKNEEGREIECNYGLNPLLGKYHETTCERCFEPFNKSFPFCQKCGHGSFIKGVSERIDELADTSSMKIKRKRPPYVHQIPLHFIPTLGPKTLEKLRLYFGTEMNIMHYVSKEQLENVVTKKIAEYIILAREGKLVLQTGGGGKYGKVK from the coding sequence GTGAGATCGTACTTTGCAGACTTACACATTCATTTAGGTGCAACATTGTCAGGGAAACCAGTGAAAATCACTGCTTCAAAATCAATGACTCTAACGAGGGTTTTAGAGGAAGCAGCAGATGTTAAGGGTTTAGACCTAATTGGGGTTATTGACTGTCATGTACCAGAGGTTTTAGCGGAGCTAGAACAGTTAAAGGAAAAAGGAGAACTTGTTGAAACAGATCAGGGGATCCTTTGCTATAAAGATAAAATCTCTTTGATAGTAGGCTCTGAGATAGAGATTTATGACGAAAATTGTAAAGGGCCAATTCATATTCTTGCGTATATTCCTTCTATTAATATAATGAAGCAGTTTTCCAATTGGTTAAAGGAAAGAATCACAAATATAACTTTGAGTACACAGAGAATTTATGTCGATGGTAGAACCCTTCAGCAGCAGATTAAAGATCTAGGTGGTTTATTTATCCCAGCTCATGTTTTTACGCCGTTTAAGAGCGTTTATGGGAAAGGTGTGAACAAAAGTGTAAGCGAAGTTTTTGACATTGATAATATTGATGGCATTGAGTTAGGACTTAGTTCTGATACATTAATGGCAAGTAGGGTACGAGAATTAGAGTACTTTTCATTTTTAACAAATTCCGATGCTCACTCTTTAGGGAATATTGCTCGTGAATATCAAAAGATGAAGATGGACAAACCTAGCTTTTTTGAATTAATGAAAGCCTTGAAAAATGAAGAGGGTAGAGAAATAGAATGCAACTATGGTTTAAATCCTCTCTTAGGGAAGTACCACGAAACCACTTGTGAACGCTGCTTTGAGCCCTTTAATAAATCCTTTCCATTCTGTCAAAAGTGCGGACATGGCTCTTTTATAAAGGGAGTCTCAGAGAGAATCGACGAATTGGCTGACACAAGCAGTATGAAAATAAAACGGAAAAGGCCTCCATATGTTCATCAAATACCTTTACATTTTATTCCTACGTTAGGACCAAAAACATTAGAAAAGTTACGTCTGTATTTTGGAACTGAAATGAATATTATGCATTATGTATCTAAAGAACAGCTAGAGAATGTTGTTACAAAAAAAATTGCTGAATACATTATTCTTGCAAGAGAAGGGAAGCTTGTCTTACAAACAGGTGGTGGAGGTAAGTATGGCAAGGTAAAATAA
- the spoIIM gene encoding stage II sporulation protein M, producing the protein MRRKASGIGQVVAYHIEENRSIYIFTIVLFLMGIIFGAIIVNSLSLSQRNDLHIYLNQFFGQVAEGQLADSAAMFSQSFAHYVKYIGLMWVLGLTIIGLPIILILLFIKGIVVGFTVGFLVNQLGMSGFLLSFASVMPQNFILVPAYIIITTCAVSFSLKMVRHQFIKRSHEPIFQQFLRYSALVVCIGAVLAIASAFEAYISPNLMRMVVNWM; encoded by the coding sequence ATGAGAAGAAAAGCAAGTGGCATTGGACAAGTAGTTGCTTATCATATTGAAGAAAATCGTTCAATTTATATATTTACAATCGTGTTATTTTTAATGGGAATTATTTTTGGGGCCATTATTGTAAACAGTCTAAGTCTTAGTCAAAGAAATGACTTACATATATATTTGAATCAATTTTTTGGACAAGTGGCAGAGGGACAACTTGCTGACTCAGCTGCGATGTTCTCTCAGAGCTTTGCTCATTATGTGAAATATATTGGACTTATGTGGGTGTTAGGTTTAACTATTATTGGACTCCCTATTATTTTAATCCTATTATTTATAAAAGGTATTGTTGTAGGATTTACAGTAGGTTTTTTGGTTAATCAACTTGGAATGTCTGGATTTTTACTTTCATTTGCATCAGTTATGCCTCAAAACTTTATATTAGTCCCAGCTTATATTATCATTACAACCTGCGCTGTTTCATTTTCGCTCAAGATGGTAAGACATCAATTTATCAAGCGAAGTCATGAACCAATTTTTCAACAATTTTTACGCTACTCTGCTTTAGTAGTATGTATTGGCGCGGTGTTAGCAATTGCTTCAGCTTTTGAAGCTTATATCTCACCAAATCTTATGAGAATGGTCGTTAATTGGATGTAA
- a CDS encoding Fur family transcriptional regulator, translating to MEKRIERIKKQLHSQSYKLTPQREATVRVLLEHEEDHLSAEDVYLLVKEKAPEIGLATVYRTLELLSELKVVDKINFGDGVSRYDLRQEGAAHFHHHLVCIECGAVDEIQEDLLGDVEKIVEEHWKFQVKDHRLTFHGICSRCHENKPE from the coding sequence ATGGAAAAAAGAATAGAACGAATAAAAAAACAGTTGCATTCTCAAAGTTATAAGCTTACTCCGCAACGAGAGGCGACAGTGCGTGTTCTGTTAGAACACGAAGAAGACCATTTGAGTGCAGAAGATGTATATCTTTTAGTGAAAGAGAAGGCTCCTGAAATAGGCCTAGCTACAGTTTATCGTACTTTAGAATTACTAAGCGAATTGAAAGTTGTAGATAAAATCAACTTTGGTGACGGTGTATCTCGTTATGATTTACGTCAAGAAGGAGCAGCACATTTTCACCATCATTTAGTGTGTATTGAATGTGGTGCTGTAGATGAAATTCAAGAAGATCTTCTTGGAGACGTTGAAAAAATTGTTGAAGAGCATTGGAAATTTCAAGTAAAAGATCATCGACTCACATTCCATGGAATTTGTAGTAGATGCCACGAAAATAAACCTGAATAA
- a CDS encoding YqzK family protein, giving the protein MFRNFFSVAWDTIRVFLLFMGCTLLFYYGILWVSQEYQSYHRYDEPKGRAVKVVQMHEPIEKNGFIDRLMFFYHFGE; this is encoded by the coding sequence ATGTTTAGAAATTTTTTTAGTGTTGCTTGGGATACAATTCGAGTATTTCTGTTATTTATGGGGTGCACGTTATTATTTTATTATGGTATTCTATGGGTGAGTCAAGAATATCAGAGTTACCATCGCTATGATGAACCAAAAGGAAGAGCTGTTAAAGTAGTACAAATGCACGAACCGATAGAGAAAAATGGATTTATTGATAGGTTAATGTTTTTCTATCATTTTGGTGAGTAA
- the xerD gene encoding site-specific tyrosine recombinase XerD — protein MKNQIEDFLHFIIVEKGLSKNTIDSYRRDLTKYTNYLGNVEQVTSLNDVTRIVIMNYLFFLREQGRANTTIARTIASIRSFHQFLLREKETTNDPTVHIETPKQDRRLPKVLSSEEVDALLTAPNTSSVFDRRNKAMLEILYATGMRVSELCSLKLQDVHLSMGFIRCIGKGNKERIIPIGKLATEALTTYINSARGDLMKKKQHDFLFVNHHGESLSRQGFWKILKKLSKEANIQKELTPHTLRHSFATHLLENGADLRAVQEMLGHVDISTTQIYTHISKTRLKDVYANFHPRA, from the coding sequence ATGAAAAATCAAATAGAAGATTTTTTGCATTTTATTATTGTCGAAAAGGGTCTTTCAAAAAATACGATTGACTCTTATCGACGTGATTTGACTAAGTATACCAACTATCTAGGAAATGTAGAACAAGTCACTTCTTTAAATGATGTGACACGAATTGTCATTATGAATTATTTATTTTTTTTACGAGAACAAGGAAGAGCAAATACGACAATTGCTAGAACAATAGCTTCTATACGGTCGTTTCATCAGTTTCTACTTCGAGAAAAAGAGACAACTAATGATCCTACTGTACATATTGAGACACCGAAACAGGATCGTAGGTTACCAAAAGTCTTGTCATCTGAGGAAGTAGATGCTTTATTGACAGCACCAAATACATCATCAGTCTTTGATCGCCGAAATAAGGCTATGCTCGAAATCCTATATGCGACAGGGATGCGTGTTTCTGAACTTTGTTCATTAAAGCTCCAGGATGTTCATTTATCCATGGGCTTTATACGTTGTATAGGGAAGGGGAATAAAGAGAGAATTATTCCAATTGGAAAGCTAGCAACGGAAGCGCTAACGACCTACATAAATTCAGCCAGAGGGGACCTTATGAAAAAGAAGCAACACGATTTTCTGTTTGTTAATCATCATGGGGAAAGCTTATCAAGGCAGGGGTTTTGGAAAATTCTTAAAAAGTTAAGTAAAGAGGCGAATATTCAAAAGGAACTAACACCACATACGTTACGACATTCCTTTGCTACACATTTATTAGAAAATGGTGCGGATTTACGTGCTGTACAAGAAATGTTAGGACATGTAGACATTTCAACAACACAAATATACACCCATATTTCCAAGACGAGGTTAAAAGACGTGTACGCAAATTTTCATCCACGTGCATAA